The Microlunatus soli genome contains the following window.
GATGGTGAACGTGCTGAGCGTCTGGAGGAGGCCGAGGGTGATGACGTACGACACCACCCGGCGTCGGGTCGTTCGACTGATCGGGACGGCCGGCGGGGCAATCTCGTCGGTCACGCTCAGACCTGGGTGGGCTGCTGGAGCAGGCCGATCGGGTCCTGCAGCAGCGGCTCCATCGCGGCAGCGCCCGCGCCGACGAGTAGTTGCCGTTGCCCCAGAATCGGGGCGATCAAGGTCGGCGGCTCCCGCAGGGCACCGAGATTGGCCCCGGCGACGGCTGCAGCCAGCCGGTCCTCACCGACCTCGAGCAGCGTGGCGAAGAAGCCGCCGAGCATGATCAACTGTGGATCGTAGGACCAGACGGCCATCCGCAATGCCGTCCCGAGGTAGTGCAGCTGTCGTTCGAGAAACGTCCGCAGACCGGCGCCCTGCTGGGTCCGGATCGCCTCGGCGAGCGCGGCCACGGTCGGCCGGGCGATCCCGTACGCCGCCCCGAACGCGTGCATGCCGACCACGCTGGTCAGGCAGCCGACATTCCCGCAGACGCAGGTCGGTCCGTCCGGCGCGACCAGAGTGTGGCCGAGCCGTGCCGCCGCTCCCACGGCTCCGTCGAGGATGTGGCCGTCGACCATTGCCGCGCCGCCGATACCTCCTGGCCCGCCGTAGAGATAGACGACGTTTTCGGTGCCGCGAGCCGTTCCCCACAACGTCTCGGCGGTGAGCCCGAGCCGAGCATCGAAGGCGACCGTCGACCGGAGGTGCGTCGTCTCGGCCAGCATGGCGGCGAACGGCACCTCGGTCCACTGCAGATGCGGAGCGAATTTGACCGTCGTACCGGCCTTGTCCACCCGGCCCGGAATGGCGGCGCAGAGTCCGACCAGCTGTCCGGGATGATCTTCATGCATCCGGAGTACCGCGGCGGCGGTCATCTCGGCCGCCTCGTACGGAGCCGGTGCCCGCGATGTCTCGACGAACTCCTCGGCGACGATCCGACCGCCTAGCCCCACCAACGCGACATGGACACCGGTGACGTCGGGATTGACCGCGACCGACAACAACCGATCCGTCGGCGCAACCACCGGTGACGGACGGCCCACCGATCCACCCCGCGCGGTCGACGGCGACTGTTGGGCAACGATGCCGGCCACCTCGAGGTCGCTGACCAGCGTGCCGATCGACGAACGGGACAGTCCGCTGAGCTGGGTCAATTCGGCGCGCGAGATCGCCTGCTCCTGATGGACACGGCGCAAGACCAGCGACAGGTTTCGTCGGCGGACGTCGTCCTGGCCGGCCCGGGGGACCACCGCATCGTTCATTCGTCAGCTCCTCTGATCGCTGCAGGCAATCTGCCATAAGTCTAGGACATGAACAAACGCGCGACCGCGTTGTGGGACAGACAAACTAATATTTGTCCAAGACATGAACATATGGTCTAACATCGTGGCCGGATCTTGGTTCCGAAGAAGGGAGACACCGGTGGCGATGCTGGAGACCTGGCAAGGGCGGCTGCGAGGTGCCGATCTGGGGACGCCCGACGGCGCCGCCGTCGGATACCTGAACATCCCGTACGCCCCGGGTCCGGTCGACGGACGACGCTGGATGCCGCCGGCCGGTCCCATCGGATGGACCGGCGAGCGGGACGGCACTCGCTTCGGGCCGGGCGCGCCGCAGCGGGCCGATCGCGCCGTCGGCTTCAGCACGGCGGAGGAGGGCTGTCTCAATCTGAATGTCTGGGCGCCGGCCACCTCCGCCGAGCCGCGACCGGTCCTGGTCTGGCTGCACGGCGGCGCCCACCTGTACGGGTCGAACACGCATCCGCTCTGCGACGGTGCCAGGCTCGCTGCAGCCGAGGGCATCATCGTCGTCGCGGCCAACTACCGACTCGGCGCCCTCGGATATCTCACGCTGGACCATCTGCTGGGTGAGTCCTACGGTCAGTCGGCGAACCTCGCCCTGCTGGATGCCCTGGCAGCGCTGCGTTGGGTGCAGCGATCGATCACCGCCTTCGGTGGCGACCCGGAACGGGTCACTCTGATGGGACAGTCCGCCGGTGCGGTGATGACGGCAACCCTGCTCGGCCTGCCGGCTGCCCGCGGCCTGTTCGGACGAGCGATCGTGGAGAGCGGCAGCGCCGAACGCTGCCAGGACCGTGAGTTCGGTATCCGACGAACGGCCGACCTCCTGGCCATCTTGGGACTCACCGAGGCGACCGCGGGGAGGTTGCTGGCGTTGCCGGCCGCACAGTTGATCGATGCCCAGGAGCAGTTGATCAAGGAACGGTCCCGTGGAAGCAGCACGCTGTCGCTGGCCTTCGGTCCAGAGGTCGACGGCCGGCTGCTGTACCAGCGCCCGGTCGATGCGATCGCGGCGGGGGAGGGCGCC
Protein-coding sequences here:
- a CDS encoding ROK family protein, with protein sequence MNDAVVPRAGQDDVRRRNLSLVLRRVHQEQAISRAELTQLSGLSRSSIGTLVSDLEVAGIVAQQSPSTARGGSVGRPSPVVAPTDRLLSVAVNPDVTGVHVALVGLGGRIVAEEFVETSRAPAPYEAAEMTAAAVLRMHEDHPGQLVGLCAAIPGRVDKAGTTVKFAPHLQWTEVPFAAMLAETTHLRSTVAFDARLGLTAETLWGTARGTENVVYLYGGPGGIGGAAMVDGHILDGAVGAAARLGHTLVAPDGPTCVCGNVGCLTSVVGMHAFGAAYGIARPTVAALAEAIRTQQGAGLRTFLERQLHYLGTALRMAVWSYDPQLIMLGGFFATLLEVGEDRLAAAVAGANLGALREPPTLIAPILGQRQLLVGAGAAAMEPLLQDPIGLLQQPTQV
- a CDS encoding carboxylesterase/lipase family protein; the protein is MLETWQGRLRGADLGTPDGAAVGYLNIPYAPGPVDGRRWMPPAGPIGWTGERDGTRFGPGAPQRADRAVGFSTAEEGCLNLNVWAPATSAEPRPVLVWLHGGAHLYGSNTHPLCDGARLAAAEGIIVVAANYRLGALGYLTLDHLLGESYGQSANLALLDALAALRWVQRSITAFGGDPERVTLMGQSAGAVMTATLLGLPAARGLFGRAIVESGSAERCQDREFGIRRTADLLAILGLTEATAGRLLALPAAQLIDAQEQLIKERSRGSSTLSLAFGPEVDGRLLYQRPVDAIAAGEGADVDLIAGTNLNEGSGYVDLRRGDDPALVSELRARTAELLPRCQDPVSDYRAAVEGDLGRSATTAEVLEACVADQLYRQPIQRLLDARAAADDQQRTGRTFSYLFGWPRPDHGWARRAGHSLELPFIFRHLDDKPEAAEEVGPDAPIAIRDLMSRSWARFAANGDPTSEHVSWRTYGSERSVLMITDHPTVVADPRRRLRMLSAAYGADRTTIS